The genome window TGGGTGAACAGCCGGCCGAAGGCTTCGAGGATCCCGCCCGACAGATCCTCGTAATGCCGCTCGTCGAACAGTTCGCGGAGCAGCGGCACGCCGATCACCATTCCCGCCTGGGTCACCTTGCGGGCGGCGAGGTAGGCGGCGAGCCGGTGGAACGGGCCGAGGTCGCTGACGAGCACCGCCTTGCCGACGGCCGAAAGCAGGTCGATGCGGTCGCACAGGTCGCGGCCGTCGATCGTCCCCTCGCTGCGGAGGTTGTGCATCGTGATTTCCATCACCTCGAGCGCCGGCGTCGCGGTCGTTCCCGGCGGCGCGTCGGCGGCAAACGCCGGCCGCGCCCGGTCGAGGAGCTCGAGGTTCTGCCTGGTCACCGGCGCGAACCGGCCACGTTCGACGAGCACCCGATGGTGCCGGAGCGCCTCGGCGGCGAGCACCGGCGTGCCATGGGCGTCGAACAGCATCGCCGGGGTGTCGCCGATGCGCACCAACTCCAGGGCCAGCAGCCGGTTGTCGGCGTCGGGAAACGCCGGCCCCTCGACCGCCACCCAGTCGATCTCGAGCCGGGCGCGGCCGACATGGTCGAGCAGCGTCCCGAGCATCTTCAGGGGAGCGCCGTGGTGGTTGTAGGCGGCGTGGAGAAGGTTGACGCCGAGCCGGCCGAGCGCGTCCTGCTGGTCGACGGCGGTGGCGTCGAGGAGGCGCGTGTGGAGGAGAATGTCGCTCGGTTCGGCGTTGCAGGCGTGCTGGAAACGGAGCCCGAGCCAGGCGTGGCATTCACCGCTGCCGCCGTAGGCCCTGGCGGCGGCCGAATCGGCGAAGGCGAAGAACCGCGTCCGCGCCCCGCGCGCTGCGCCGAGGCGCTGGATGACCAGCGGATACTCGTGGTCGAGCATCTCGCGGACGCGCTCCAGCGACACGTAGCGCGAAGCCTTGCCGTAGATCGCGTCGCTGACGGTCATGTCGTAGGCCGACATCGTCTTGGCGACCGTTCCCGAGGCGCCCCCCGCGGCGAAGAACCATCGCGCCACCTCCTGACCGGCGCCGATCTCGGCGAACGTGCCGTAGATCGAGCCGTCGAGATTGATCGCCAAGGCGCGCTCGGCGGTCGGATCGAATCCCGGTTTCACGTCACGACTCCGGTCGCTGGATGGGAGAGAATCGTGGGAGGCCGGCGGGCGGGCCGGGCGCCGTCCCGGACGGCCATCGCGATGGCCACCGGCACCGGGTGGATCGTCGGCTCATTAGGATAGTCGTCCCGGCGGCGAATCGGCCCCGGCACCGTGCCCTGCTCCCTCTCCCCTGCCCCACCCCATGGCGCACGAGCCCCACCGCATCCGCCTGTCGGCGGCCTGGGAGCCCCCCGCGGATCCCGCCGGGGGCGACTGGGTGCGCCGGTTCGGGAGGCCGGCGGTGCTCGGTGCGGCGCCGGACGGCTCCCGCGTCGATCTGGTTTGGCTCGGTATCCCGGCCCTGGTGATCGTCAACGGCGTCACGCTCCATACCCCCGAGGCGGTCGCTTCCGGCGTGCCGCGCCGGCACGATGTCAGCCTCTTGCTCCGGGAGCGAAACGAACTGCGCGTGCGGGTCGAGTCGGCCGCCGCGGTGCCGGTGCCCGACCGGCACGGCCGGGTCGATCTGCCGACCGCCATCGGCCGAGTGTGGCTGGAAATCACCGCCGCTGGTCCGCGCGGGACTCCTTGACACCCGGCGCTCCTCGTCGGTACCAAACCCCGAGGTCCGTTCGCGTCTTCCCGCCCGCCGGGGGAGGCGTTTCACCGCGTGGAGGTCAGCGATGTCGGTCATCCGGGTCGGAAGCACGACGAAGTACGCCGAGGGTTGGGGGGCGATTTTCGCCAAGGCCCCCGCCGGCAAGAAGGGGGCGAAGAAAACCCGCGCTGCCAAGAAGGGGGCGAAGAAGGCCGCGGGCAAAGCCGGCAAGGGCGCGCGTCGGAAGTGACGTGAGGCCGTCGGTCGACGTGCGGGCCCGGCTCAGCCCGAGGCGGACCCGCGGCCCAATTCCGCGGCCCGGTCGGTCGCGGCCACGACGGCGTCGACGAGCGCCCCGCGGGTCGCGCGGCGTTCGAGGACCGCCAAACCCGCGATCGTGGTGCCGGCGGGGCTCGTGACCCGGTCGCGGATCACCGCCGGATGTTCCCCCGACTCGGCCACGAGCGCCGCCGTGCCGGCCACCGTGCCGACGGCGAGCTCACGGGCCAGCGCCCGCGGCAGACCGGCCTTCACGCCGCCGTCGATCAGCCCCTCGATGAGGAGCGTGACGAACCCCGGGCCGGACCCCGACAGGCCGGTGACCGCGTCAAGGAGCCGTTCGTCGACGTCGTGGACGCTCCCCACCGTCGTCAGCAATCGCGCGACTTCGGCGGCGGCGGCGGCCGGCACGGAAGCCGATCGGCTCACCGCCGATACCCCCTTGCCGATCAGGCAGGGGGTGTTGGGCATGACGCGGACGATCCGCGATGAACCGAGCCAGGCCGCCAGCGTCGCGATCGGCACACCGGCGACGATCGAGACGACCGTGGCATCGGCCGCGAGGGCGCCGGCCGCCTCCCGGCAGGCGGCTTCGGCGTGCTGCGGCTTGACGGCCAGGAAAACCAGGGGCGCTCCGCGGACGGCGGCGGCGTTGTCGGAGGCGACGCGCACGCCGGGCACACGGGCGGCGAACCGTGCCGTCGCCTCGGGCGCGGGATCGTGGACGGCGATCTCGGCGGCGGCGATCAGCCCAACGCGCCCGAACCCCTCCGCCAGCGCCAGCGCCATCTGGCCGCCACCGACGAAGGCCACGGGGCGGAGCGAACCGGCGCTCATCGGACGACCCCCGCCGTCGCCACGGGGGGCAGGTCGCGTTCGATCGCCGCCTCGTCGTGACGCGACACCCACAGTTGGCTGGCACTGGCGCGCCCGGCCGGAGCCTCGTCGCGGCTGGCGGTCCACATCAGGAGCGTGCCGTCCGGGGAGAACACCGGCAGCACGTCGGCGCCGGGGTGGTCGGTGAGCCGCAGCGGCGGTCCGGCGCGCAGTGGCCCGGTTGGCCCGGCCTCGTAGCGGGCGATCCACAGGTCGTAGTTCGGCCGGGCCGTCGGATCGGAGTGGTCGGCGCCGGTCCAGATCAGCCACGGCTTCCGGGGATGCCAGTAGGGGGCCCAGTGGACGGCGTTGCCGGCCGTCAGCGCGACGTCGTCACTGCCGTCGGCGCGCATCACGTGGATCTGGAGCATGTCCTTCTCGAGGCGGTCGGTGCGGTAGCAGATCCACGTGCCGTCGGGGGAGAAGAACGGTCCGCCGTCGTAGCCCGGCTGGTCGGTGAGCTGCCGGACGTTGCCGCCGTCGGCATCCATCAGGTAGATGTCGGGATCGCCGTCGCGGTCGCTCACGAACACGATCGTCCGGCCGTCGGGCGACAGCGAGCATTCGGCGTCGTACCCTGGCGAGTCGGTGAGGCGCTCGAGTGGGCCGCCGTCACGGGCCGTGCCGAAGATCTCCGAGGCGGGATCGAAGTCCCACTGGTAGCGGCGGCGCCGGCCGGTCCGCGCGTCCTCTTCGGCCTGGCACCGGGCGGCGGCTTCGGTGTCGTCGATCGCCGGATCGAGGTGGCTGGAGGCGAACAGGAGGCGTTCGCCACCGGGGTAGAACCAGCTGCAGGTCGTCCTGCCCCGCCCGGTGCTGACGCGCACCGGCTGCGTCGGCCGCGTTTGTGCCGCGGAGAAGGGCTGCACGTAGATCTGGTAGAAGGGGTAGCCTTCCGGCACGCCCTGGTAGCAGATCGAGCGCATGTCGGGGGAAAAATACCCCTCGCCCGCCTTCGTCAGCCCGGCCGTGATACGGACGGGTGGAGACAGGTAGCGGGCCTCGAGCGGCGACGGCTCGGCAGCGGACGCCGCCGGGCCGCCGGCGCGGATCCCGCCGGCCGCAAGGAGAAGGACGAGGAGGAGAGCCGGCCGCACGGGACCACCGGCGCGGATCGGGAGATTGTCGGAATGGTTCATGGGGCGGAGTATACCGCCGGTGTCGGGACCGGCCCGGCAGCCGTGGGTGGAGCAGGCCAGGGAGTCGGCGACGCATGAAGATCTACACCAAGACCGGCGACGCCGGCGAAACGGGCCTCTTCGGCGGGCCCCGTGTCCGCAAGGATCACGCCCGCATCGAGGCCTTCGGCACCGTCGACGAGCTCAACAGCCACCTCGGCCTGGTCCGCACGATCCCCGGCGCCGCCGACCACGACGGGCTGCTGCGGCGCGTCCAGGCGGAGCTGTTCGACCTCGGCGCCCAGCTCGCGACCCCCGGGGCGGCGACCGAGCGCATCAGCCGCGAGCACGTCGAGGCGCTGGAGCGCGAGATCGACCGCCTCGAGGAGAAGCTCGAGCCGCTGTCGAGTTTCATCCTCCCCACCGGCACGCCGCTGGCCGCGACGATCCACGTCGCCCGCACCGTCTGCCGCCGCGCGGAGCGTCGCGTGGTGACGCTCGCCGCCCAGCCGGGCACGTCGATTCCCGCCAACGCGATCGAATACCTCAACCGGCTCGGCGATCTGCTGTTCGTGATGGGGCGGTTCGCCAACCACGCTGCCGGCGTCGCCGACGATCCCTGGCATCCGGCCACCGGGCCGCGCTGACGCCACCCCGGTGGATGCCTCGACGTGGACGCTGCTCCCGACGGCGCGATTCCGGCGACGGCCCCGGGGCCGGGTTTTCCCCAGCGCGTCGTCGCCGCCGCCGCGGCGGTCCGCGCGCTGCAGGCCGGTCTGGCCGAACAGCGCGCCCAGGGGCGGCCGGCGGTGGCGGCCGCGGCGCTCGCCGCCGAGCGGCTCGATGCGATCGTCACCGGCCTGTGGGAGGCGATCGACACCGATCCCGCCCTGGCCGTCCGATGCCAGGCGACGCTCGTCGCCCAGGGGGGCTACGGGCGCGACGAGATCGTGCCCTGGTCGGACGTCGACCTCCTCATCCTCCACGAGCCCGACGCCGGCGCGGCCGTGGCCGCGGCGACCCGCCGCCTCGTGCAGGATCTGTTCGATGCCGGTCTCCAGGTCGGCCAGGGGGTGCGGACCGTCGCCGAGGCGCGGCGGATGGCCGGCACCGACGCGACGATCTTCACGGCGGCGATCGATGCCCGGCCGCTCGCCGGTCCACCGGAACGGTGCGCCCGCCTCCGCGCCGGCCTGGCGACGATGGCCCGGCGCCGCTGGCGCAGGGTCGGGCGGATGCTGCTCGAGGCCCGCGGTGAGGAACGCGCCAAACACGGCGACACGGTCGCCCTCCTCGAGCCGAACGTGAAGCGTTCGTCGGGAGGGTTGCGCGACGTGCAGCTGGTCGGCTGGCTCGGCTTCATCCTCCACGGCACCAGCCGCCTCGACGACCTCACGGCCGTCGGGTTCCTGACGCCGCGCGACGCGGCGGTGGTCCGTGAGGCCAACGAATTCCTCCTCGGCCTGCGGATCGATCTCCACCTCGCCGCCGGGCGCAACGCCGACGAGCTCTCGCGCGACGACCAGCTCCGGGTCGCGGCGGCCCGTGGCATCGCCGATCGCGACGGCGAGCTGGGAGTGGAGCGCTTCATGCGCGACTACTTCCGCCACACCCGCGGCGTCGCCCGGATCGTCGCCGCGATCGCCGCGCGGTTCGACCGCCCCGGCGTCGCGGTCCGGGCGGTGAGCGGGGTCCTCGGGCACCGCGTCGACCGGTCGTTCCGCGTCGGGCCGCTCGACGTCGGTCTCCTGCCCGACGCCCGCGGTGCCGTGGGGGATCCGGCCACCGTCTGCCGGCTGGTCGAGCTGGCCACGATCTACCAGCTTCCGATCGAGCCGGCCACGTGGGAGGTGGTGCGGACGGCGGCCGCGCCGCCGACGGGTGGCTCCGCGACCACAGACCCGCTCGACCCCGCGACGCGCGAGCGCTTCCTCGCCCTGTTCGCCACCCCGGCCGGGCTGGCGACGGCCCTCCGCCGCCTCCACGACGTGGCCCTGCTCGAGCGGATCGTCCCTGCCGTCGCCCACGCCCGCGACCTGCTGCAGTTCAACAACTATCACAAGTACACCGTCGACGAGCATTCGATCCGCGCCGTCGAGGAGGCGGTCCGGTTCGGGACCGGGCCGGGCTGGCTCGGCGAGGTGTGGCGCGGGATCGGCCGGCCGCGGCCGCTGCTGATGGCGTTGTTGCTCCACGACCTCGGCAAGGGCTTCGTCGAGGACCATTCCGAGGTCGGCGCCCGGCTCGCCGCCGAGTCGGCGCGGCGCCTCGCGCTGCCCGACGACGAGGCGCGGGTCGTGGAGTTCCTCGTCCGCCGGCATCTGGCGATGGCCCACCTCGCCTTCCGCCGCGATTCCGCCGACCCGGGGCTCGTCGTCGCCTTCGCCCGCGACGTCGGCTCGCCGGAGGTGCTGCGGATGCTGACGCTCCTCACCGCCGCCGACGTCGCCGCCGTCGGCCCCGGCACCTGGACGCGCTGGAAGGCCGATCTCCTCGGCGACCTGTACCACCGCACGCTCGCGTACCTCGACGGCGAGGTGCCCAGCCGCGGCGCGGAACGCCACCGCCATAAGCTCGACGCGCTGCTCGCCGGCGGCGGGCACGACGCCCGCGTCGCGGCGCTCGCCCGTGACCTGCCGCTCGCCTACCTCCGCGACACGCCCCCCGAGCGGATCCTCCGCGAGCTCGACCAGCTCGTCCGGCTCCCGGCCCAGGGGATCCACGTCCAGCAGGAATGGGACGCCGCCACCGCGACGCTGTCGATCACCGTGGCGACGCGCGAGGATGTCGCCCCGGGGGTCTTCCACCGCCTCACCGGAGCACTGACCAGCCAGCGCCTCGAGATCCTCGCCGCCGCGATCCACACCCTCCCCGGCGGCCACGTCGTCGACCGGTTCGTGGTCCACGACCCCGACCAGGCCGGTGAGCCGCCGCGCGACCGGCTCGCCGAGATCGCCGCGGCGCTGCGCCAGGCGCTCCGCGCCGACGTCGCGCCGGCATTCGCGCGGATCTGGAATCCGTTCGCGCCGCGCCCTGCCGCGGGCCTGCCGGTGCGGGTGGTGGTCGACACGGGCAGTTCGGCGGAGTCGACGATCGTCGAGGTCTTCGCCAACGATCGCCCCGGCCTGCTCTACGAGGTCGCGCGCGCCCTGTTCACCGCCGGGCTGTCGGTGAAGTCGGCGAAGATCGGCACGGTGCTCGACCAGGTGGTCGACGCCTTCCACGTGGTCGAAGCCGACGGCGCGAAGCCGACCGATCCGGAGCGCCTCGAAGCCCTGCGCCGCGCGGTCGAACAGGCAGCCAGCCCGGTCGTGCGGCCGTGATCGTCGCTGGCCTCGGTCCGCGCCAGGGGCGTGCCCTCAGCCCGCCGGCGGGCGCTCGAGAAACGCCAGCAGCAGCGGTTGGATCTGGCCGTCGAGCACGTCCTTGAGCCGCGACAGCGTCACGCCCGTGCGCGGGTCGCGGACGTCGGGGTTGTCGCCGAGCCACCAGCGCCGCACGATCGCCGCCGGCCGGGCCGCGGCGCCGGCCTGACGGGCGATCTCCGCGGCGAGCAGCTCGCGCGCGTGTCCCTCGGCATGGGCCCGTGGATGGCGGCTGTGGATCACGACGGCCTGCCCCGAGCGGCGCTGGCTGGCGCGGATCCGGCACGACGGGCCGGAGGCGTCGCGCGACGTGTCGAGGACCTCGGTGACGACGTCGTCGATTTCGGCCACCACCGGCATCACCGTCACCTTGACCAGCCGGTCGGTGCTGCGCCCGTCGGCGAACTCGTGGAATCCGTCCTCGGCCTCGAGCATCCCGGCGGCTGCGGCACCGGCGAACTGAAGAACGACCTGGGCCGCCGGGCCACCGGCAGGAGCCCCCCCTTCCTCCTCGTGGATCGTGACGACGTCGTAGCCGAGCCGGCGCGCCCAGGCGGAATGGCAGGTGACGAGGGAGTCGAGGTGGGGGCGGCCCGCGGGGTCGCGCGTCTCGTAGACGACCAGCGCGTCGCGGCGCCGCAGCGGCGCGTCGCAGAGCACGGCGAACCGGAGCAGCGCGGCCTGGCGCTGGCAGAGGTCGATCTCGCGGGCCAGCGCCGCGCCCCGCTGGGCGGCCCCGCGCCGGTCGATCCGCCCGACGACCTCAACGAGCCTGCTCGCCTCAACGCCGGCAGCGGCGAGGGCCTCCGCAACGCGCTCGAGGCGGTACAGTTCGGCGAGTTGCTCGCGGGCCGCGGCGGGGTTGTCCCAGAAGGTGCCGGCGCCGGTGGCCGCGACGATCGCCGAGCGGCGCCCGTCGACGTCGCGCGCGGCTGCGGCGGCCAACGCCTCGTCCATCGCCGCCCGCAGCTCGGCCGCCCAGTCACGGAGGGCGTCGGGGGTGGCGGCCCGGACCCGCCCGTCCCCCGGAGCGGCGACCCGCGGCACGGGAAGATCGTCCTGGCGGCGGGTGCGGTCGTCGTGGATCGCGTCGACGCGGACCCGGTCCCCCTGCGGCCGGAGGTGGAGCAGCGCCGGCAAACGGTCGCCCCCCGTCTCGGCAAGGACATGGGCGAGCGGGCCGACGACGAGGCGCTCGACGGCGCGCTTCAGCGGCCGGGCCCCCATCCGCGGGTCGTAGCCGGCGTCGGCGAGGAGATCGACCAGGCCGCGGTCGATATCGACCTGGAGGCGGCGGCGGACGATCCCGCTGCGGAGCAGCACCTGCCCGAGCTCGCGCTGCGCGATCGTCCGGACGTCGTCCTTGGAAAGCGGCTCGAAGATCACGATCCGGCCGATGCGGTTGACCAGCTCCGGCCGGAAAAACCCCTGGACGGCGCCGCGGACGACCTCCTCGGTCGAAGGCACGGCGCCGGGGCGGAAGCCGAATTCCGCCGGCGGGGGCGCGCCCGCGCCGAGATTGCTCGTGAGGATGATCACCGACTGGGTGAAGTTGACCGTCTCGCCGGTGGCGCGCGACAGCCGCCCGGCGTCGAACAACTGGAGCAGGAGATCGAACACGGTGTCGTGCGCCTTCTCGATCTCGTCGAGGAGCACGACCGAGAACGGCCGCTGGGCGACGCGGTCGAGCAGACCGTGCGACGGCAGCGCCGCCTCCCCGGCGAGCGCCGAGCCGAGCAGCGTGGGCACAGCGTCGGCGCGGGCGAATTCCGACATGTCGAGGCGGATCAGCCGGTCGGCGTGGCCGAAGACGAACTCGGCGAGTGTCCGCGCCAGTTCCGTCTTGCCGACACCGGTCGGCCCGACGAACAGCAGCACGCCGGCGGGGCGGGCCGGGTCGGAGAGACCCGCCTTGATCGTGGCCACGAGGTCGACGACGGTGTCGAGGGCCTGCCGTTGCCCGACGATCCGGTTCTCGAAGAACTGGCGCACGTCGGCCATCACCAGCGGCAGGGAATCGTCGAGCATCACTCGCGGCGCGCCGGTGAGGTGCACCAGCGCCTCGACGACCGCCGTCGGCGGGATCGCGACCTCCGTCGCCGTGGCGTCGGCGGTGCGGGCCCGGCCGACGAGGCCCGCCAGCCTGTCCTCCTCGAGGACGGCCTCGATCAGTCGGGCAGCACCGGCCGGCGGGCACTGTGCCGGGAAGAAGGCCTGGCCGAGCTGCGCGCAGCGCTCGACCGCGGCCGGCTGCCACGACAGCGTCGCGCCCTCGGGAACCCGGGCGCGGCCGAGCCGTTCGCCGGCGAGCGCGGCGACGACGCGCGGGACCACGTCGGCGGCGAGCGGCTCGACGCGGATCTGGTCGAACAGGCGCCCGAACCGGGGATGCCTGGCGAACCCGGACTCGAAGATCTCGGGGGTCGCCTCGCCGAACACGATCGCCCGGCCGCGCTCGATCGCGGTGGCCATGAAGTCGAGGACACTCGTGTCGCCGCCGCTCGACCGGCCGGTCTTGAGCCCCTTCACCAGGTCCGTCATCCAGATCGCCACCCGCCGCCGCCGTTCGCCCGCTTTGAGCAATTCCTCGACATGCCCCTGCCACTCGCCGATGTAGTGGTGGCCGGCGATCAGCCCGTCGGCGGAGGTCTGGACCACGCGCCAGGCGGTGGCGGCGGGTCGGGCCGCCAAGTCTTGGACCGCGGCGCGGAGCAGCGCCGTCTTGCCGACACCGGAGCGGCCGACGACGACGAACGACCGACCGGTCGACTCGATTTGCTTGCGGATCCGCGCCAGCTCCGCGTCGCGCGCGAAGACGCCGTCGATCCGGTGGCGACCCGACCAGACCTCACCAAATTGCTCGAGCGCCTTCGACCGCTTGTCGGCGTTCCCGCCGTCGTCGGCTCCGTCGTCGCTCGCTTTTCGCCGGCGCTGGTTCCGCTCGTCGTCGCTCATCCCTGCCCTGTCACGGGGTCGGTCCGGGTGGCGCGGCCCGGGAAGCCGGGTAGTCTACCGCCCCGTACGCCGGGGGCCGGTGCGGCTCGCCCGGCGGGCAATAGC of Planctomycetota bacterium contains these proteins:
- the glnD gene encoding [protein-PII] uridylyltransferase: MDAAPDGAIPATAPGPGFPQRVVAAAAAVRALQAGLAEQRAQGRPAVAAAALAAERLDAIVTGLWEAIDTDPALAVRCQATLVAQGGYGRDEIVPWSDVDLLILHEPDAGAAVAAATRRLVQDLFDAGLQVGQGVRTVAEARRMAGTDATIFTAAIDARPLAGPPERCARLRAGLATMARRRWRRVGRMLLEARGEERAKHGDTVALLEPNVKRSSGGLRDVQLVGWLGFILHGTSRLDDLTAVGFLTPRDAAVVREANEFLLGLRIDLHLAAGRNADELSRDDQLRVAAARGIADRDGELGVERFMRDYFRHTRGVARIVAAIAARFDRPGVAVRAVSGVLGHRVDRSFRVGPLDVGLLPDARGAVGDPATVCRLVELATIYQLPIEPATWEVVRTAAAPPTGGSATTDPLDPATRERFLALFATPAGLATALRRLHDVALLERIVPAVAHARDLLQFNNYHKYTVDEHSIRAVEEAVRFGTGPGWLGEVWRGIGRPRPLLMALLLHDLGKGFVEDHSEVGARLAAESARRLALPDDEARVVEFLVRRHLAMAHLAFRRDSADPGLVVAFARDVGSPEVLRMLTLLTAADVAAVGPGTWTRWKADLLGDLYHRTLAYLDGEVPSRGAERHRHKLDALLAGGGHDARVAALARDLPLAYLRDTPPERILRELDQLVRLPAQGIHVQQEWDAATATLSITVATREDVAPGVFHRLTGALTSQRLEILAAAIHTLPGGHVVDRFVVHDPDQAGEPPRDRLAEIAAALRQALRADVAPAFARIWNPFAPRPAAGLPVRVVVDTGSSAESTIVEVFANDRPGLLYEVARALFTAGLSVKSAKIGTVLDQVVDAFHVVEADGAKPTDPERLEALRRAVEQAASPVVRP
- a CDS encoding biopolymer transporter Tol, with the protein product MNHSDNLPIRAGGPVRPALLLVLLLAAGGIRAGGPAASAAEPSPLEARYLSPPVRITAGLTKAGEGYFSPDMRSICYQGVPEGYPFYQIYVQPFSAAQTRPTQPVRVSTGRGRTTCSWFYPGGERLLFASSHLDPAIDDTEAAARCQAEEDARTGRRRRYQWDFDPASEIFGTARDGGPLERLTDSPGYDAECSLSPDGRTIVFVSDRDGDPDIYLMDADGGNVRQLTDQPGYDGGPFFSPDGTWICYRTDRLEKDMLQIHVMRADGSDDVALTAGNAVHWAPYWHPRKPWLIWTGADHSDPTARPNYDLWIARYEAGPTGPLRAGPPLRLTDHPGADVLPVFSPDGTLLMWTASRDEAPAGRASASQLWVSRHDEAAIERDLPPVATAGVVR
- the proC gene encoding pyrroline-5-carboxylate reductase, producing the protein MSAGSLRPVAFVGGGQMALALAEGFGRVGLIAAAEIAVHDPAPEATARFAARVPGVRVASDNAAAVRGAPLVFLAVKPQHAEAACREAAGALAADATVVSIVAGVPIATLAAWLGSSRIVRVMPNTPCLIGKGVSAVSRSASVPAAAAAEVARLLTTVGSVHDVDERLLDAVTGLSGSGPGFVTLLIEGLIDGGVKAGLPRALARELAVGTVAGTAALVAESGEHPAVIRDRVTSPAGTTIAGLAVLERRATRGALVDAVVAATDRAAELGRGSASG
- a CDS encoding TonB-dependent receptor — translated: MKPGFDPTAERALAINLDGSIYGTFAEIGAGQEVARWFFAAGGASGTVAKTMSAYDMTVSDAIYGKASRYVSLERVREMLDHEYPLVIQRLGAARGARTRFFAFADSAAARAYGGSGECHAWLGLRFQHACNAEPSDILLHTRLLDATAVDQQDALGRLGVNLLHAAYNHHGAPLKMLGTLLDHVGRARLEIDWVAVEGPAFPDADNRLLALELVRIGDTPAMLFDAHGTPVLAAEALRHHRVLVERGRFAPVTRQNLELLDRARPAFAADAPPGTTATPALEVMEITMHNLRSEGTIDGRDLCDRIDLLSAVGKAVLVSDLGPFHRLAAYLAARKVTQAGMVIGVPLLRELFDERHYEDLSGGILEAFGRLFTQGLRLYVHPARGADDGAVVTATIVALPAHLEHLRQHLLVNDLIQPLDCPEDALRSYGSDEVRARIAAGDPSWRELVSPAVAELMVSRGLFGVGRELPAGGAAR
- a CDS encoding cob(I)yrinic acid a,c-diamide adenosyltransferase, translated to MKIYTKTGDAGETGLFGGPRVRKDHARIEAFGTVDELNSHLGLVRTIPGAADHDGLLRRVQAELFDLGAQLATPGAATERISREHVEALEREIDRLEEKLEPLSSFILPTGTPLAATIHVARTVCRRAERRVVTLAAQPGTSIPANAIEYLNRLGDLLFVMGRFANHAAGVADDPWHPATGPR
- a CDS encoding AAA family ATPase, coding for MSDDERNQRRRKASDDGADDGGNADKRSKALEQFGEVWSGRHRIDGVFARDAELARIRKQIESTGRSFVVVGRSGVGKTALLRAAVQDLAARPAATAWRVVQTSADGLIAGHHYIGEWQGHVEELLKAGERRRRVAIWMTDLVKGLKTGRSSGGDTSVLDFMATAIERGRAIVFGEATPEIFESGFARHPRFGRLFDQIRVEPLAADVVPRVVAALAGERLGRARVPEGATLSWQPAAVERCAQLGQAFFPAQCPPAGAARLIEAVLEEDRLAGLVGRARTADATATEVAIPPTAVVEALVHLTGAPRVMLDDSLPLVMADVRQFFENRIVGQRQALDTVVDLVATIKAGLSDPARPAGVLLFVGPTGVGKTELARTLAEFVFGHADRLIRLDMSEFARADAVPTLLGSALAGEAALPSHGLLDRVAQRPFSVVLLDEIEKAHDTVFDLLLQLFDAGRLSRATGETVNFTQSVIILTSNLGAGAPPPAEFGFRPGAVPSTEEVVRGAVQGFFRPELVNRIGRIVIFEPLSKDDVRTIAQRELGQVLLRSGIVRRRLQVDIDRGLVDLLADAGYDPRMGARPLKRAVERLVVGPLAHVLAETGGDRLPALLHLRPQGDRVRVDAIHDDRTRRQDDLPVPRVAAPGDGRVRAATPDALRDWAAELRAAMDEALAAAAARDVDGRRSAIVAATGAGTFWDNPAAAREQLAELYRLERVAEALAAAGVEASRLVEVVGRIDRRGAAQRGAALAREIDLCQRQAALLRFAVLCDAPLRRRDALVVYETRDPAGRPHLDSLVTCHSAWARRLGYDVVTIHEEEGGAPAGGPAAQVVLQFAGAAAAGMLEAEDGFHEFADGRSTDRLVKVTVMPVVAEIDDVVTEVLDTSRDASGPSCRIRASQRRSGQAVVIHSRHPRAHAEGHARELLAAEIARQAGAAARPAAIVRRWWLGDNPDVRDPRTGVTLSRLKDVLDGQIQPLLLAFLERPPAG